The DNA region AACTCCAAATCTCTCTGCACTCTGGTTATATTGAGGAACTAATTGTGGTTGCCACGCCGGAAAAAGTACAACACACCCACGAGCATCTATCAGGTAAAGACCGTGTAGCCGTACTGCTTATGGGCTACGGCGAAGTCGAAAGCTACGAAGATTTCGCCAACTATAACGAACAGGCTTTAAATCTACTGACAGCAAAATTCGCACCAGTCCCAACCTGGATTTATCCTCCTCTGGCAAAGCTTTTGGCGCTATTTGACCGCCATGAGTGGGGACACACACACCACGATTTTATCTCCCCACACAATGCCATCTTTGAACAGCAACGGGCTGGGATTGAGAAGAATTTACAAGAAAAATGGGGTGATAAAGTTCAAGTTTTCAAGGCTTTCAACTTCTGCGCCCCTTTCTTACCCAATCAAGTTTTAGCAGAAATCAAAAACCAAGGCTTCGAGAAGCTGCTGATTTACCCACTGCTGGTTGTTGATTCTATCTTTACTAGTGGGATTGCGATCGAGCAAGTTAACAATGCTCTGGTTGAGTTGACTGATGGTGAAGAACACTGGGTTAAAGCACAGCGTTATATTCCTTCTTTTTTCAACGAACCAGCTTACATCGATTTGATGGCTCATCTGGTTGAGGAGAAAATTGCTGAGTTAGCCGCAGCTTATCTACCTTCTCAAATCGGTATTGTGTTAATGAATCACGGCTGTCCTCATAAAGCTAAAGGCTTTACTTCTGGGATTGCCGAAAGTGAAGCAATGTACGATTTGGTTAGGGATAAGTTGATTAATCGTTATCCTTTAATCTCGGTGGGTTGGCTTAACCATGACACGCCCCTAATTGATTGGACACAGCCAAATGCAGAGCAAGCTGCAAATAACCTGATTCAACTGGGTGCAAAAGTGGTAATTTTTATGCCTATTGGCTTTGCTACAGAAAACCACGAAACTTTATTGGATGTACACCATATCATCCATGCTTTGGAAAAACAGCATCCTGGTACGAACTACGTGCAAATGGCTTGCGTTAACGATCATCCAGAATTTTTGGCAATGGTGGCCCAATGGGCTGATGCTCATATTGCAGAGTTGTTGTCAGAGCAAGCTTTGGCAGTTAATCCCCAAGTAGCTGGGGATCACCATCACCACCATCACCACCATCATTAAGTTAAGTAGGGTGGGCAAAGCTTTGCTCTATAATTACTAATTCGTAATTAAGACGGGCAGAGCAAGCACTGATTACAACTACGAATTATATTGACATTCCCACGCTTCAAGGCGTGGGATTTTTTATGCCTTACTTACGCTTAAATTTCCCTATGCTTCACAGTATGTAGATAAAATTATTTTTTTAATCATTCTTAAGTAAATCTCCGAGTAAACCCAGTATTATTACTCAGGATATTTAGAATTGATAAAGTTATCGTGTACCCAATGATATCGACTTGACTACGTGTTAAGCGATCGCAAGCCAAGGAAGCCAAATGAGCATCCACAAGCTCTTAATGATTAACTAGCCAGTAATTGACAGGCTTATCCGCTAACTCAACCTCTAAACTGATCTAAAGCAGAAACAATTTTTAGCTGTAGGTATTAATTATCATACAGCACTTCTGTGTAAAGATACTCAAATCTCTTTTGAAGCAATGACATCAACCACTAGTCATTTGCCAATCCCAAAATACAGGTGTAAACCCACACAAATATAAAGAGAGTGGGAAACGCGCCAAAAGTTCGCTGCGTTACAGTGTATCCAAAAGAATTTATTGGTGAAGTATTTGCCTAAGTGTACTTTTAGGCAAAAAAGTTAGCGTGCTGTTATCGAACAGCCAGAATTCTTGTGGAAGCAATACACTGTTTTTCTCCGAACTTAGCATTATATATAGAAATCAAACCCTGATTCACAAGGATTTACGGATGTTAATAGAAGATAAAATCGGAACTTCTTTGAACATAGAAAAGGCTCCAATGAAAGAGCAGCGATCGCTCCTAATGCCTTTATTGCACCTTTACCCCGCAGACTCTTAAGCCACCCCAACGGCGGTGCTTTGGCTGTCATCGGTCATGTGGAACGAGCTTGGGGTTGCTCTTTCGTATGGGAAAAAACTGGTAAGCAATTGGCAGTTTTTCAAAGCACCTTAAAGCGATTGCTAGATGGTCATCCAGTGGGGTCAGCTGTTGAGTATTTCAACGAGCGCTACGCTGAACTTTCTTCTGATTTGAGTACAGAATTAGAAGAAATTAAATATGGTGCGATCGCCGATCCGATGAATATATCTGGTATGTGGACGGCAAACAATGATGCTCGTAGTTATGCGATTATTGGCGACCCCGCAGTTAAGTTAGTTGTGGGTGACAATCAAACAAGCGATCGCTCTGTCATCTCATCAATAAATTTACCCGCCGCCCCTGCAACACCCCAAGCATCTGATACATCAGCAATTGGTCAAGCCCAGGCAAACTTAACCCAAGCCCTAGAAAAGTTTGTCAACACAGTTGAGCAAGCTTCAGTTGACCGCACGGAAAAACTTCAGGCGGCGCTTTTAGCTGTAGTTAGTTTAGTTGACACCTTGAAGAAACTTAATTAACTGCAAATCTGAGAAACCTGGCTTTTCGTAATTTTACGTAGAAGTCAGGTTTCTTAGTACATTATTTCACGAACTATTCGCCAAAAAATTGCCTCACCTCAAACCTTAGCGTCCCTTTGCGCTTCAAAACACTAAAAAACCCAACCAATGAACACCTTTGAGATTACCATCCAACGCAAATCAGGAGATAGCTGGCCAATTGTAGTAGAACAGTTAGTAACTTTATGGACAAATGTCCTCAAGCAACTTTTCCCGGTGTTACGCGGAATGGATAAACTGCAATATCCTCTATCCCTAAACTATACGTCGCTGGGACTACCTTTCTTGTAATATTCAGGCTGGCATTTATATCTGCATGAATAAGTTTGCCATTACTGGATCTATACCAAGCCCTCTTTATTCGCTTACCACTGAATGTGTGTTTTTCACCCTTTTTGTAAACAGGAATTGGGTCTAAATCGAGAAACGACGAGGCTGAGGTATAGGATTCCTCATTAATCAAAACGGTTATCCCAACCATTCAAAAGATCAATATTTAGTAAGCTGTTACGCAAATAAGATTGCACATCAACTGGTGAGGTTGTCCTTTGTCAATTGTCCTTTGTCCTTAGTAAATACTTCTCGACTAATGACTAATGACGGTCTACACAGAAAATAGTGCAATATATAGGCGCGTTAGCTTAGTATGTCAAGATCATTTTGAGGGTTTGTAGTAAGCACTTTAGTGATTAAAAAATCAAAATAAGGACTAAAATTCTTACTACGAACTTGCCTACGATAGAATTAATCAACACCCCGCAGCTTGCGAGTGTTATCAACTAAACTCTGAGCAAATTGATCAAATCTTTGAGATAGTTTTTCATCTAGCAACTTGCCTTCAGGACTGAATGCACCCCAAGCTTGTCCGATCGCAATTTGTTCTGGAATCACCCAACCATGCACCCATCGGACAATTAGCCGTAGGTCGTTTAAAGCATTACTATTAGACTGACCCCCTAATACACTGATTAATCCTGTCACTTTATCAGACAGTTGCTCAAAGCTCATCAAATCTAGGGCATTTTTCAGGACACCACTAACGCTACCATGATACTCAGGTGTAGCTAAAATTAACCCATCAGCGCGGCTGACTGTATCTTGTAACCGCAAAACATCTGGGTATTCTGGATACTCCTTTGCGCCAGTGCAAAACGGTAGCTGCAACTGTCTTAAATCAATAATTTCTACCTCTGCTCCAAGGGCTTCTACCCTTTGCACAGCTAAAAGTAAAGCAACCTGGGTATAGGAGTTGGGTCTTAAACTACCACCAATGCCAACAATTTTCACCATAATTAATTAACTCACAAACTATTAACTAGCTACTATTACCAAATTTCTGAAAAAACGGAATCGTTATGACTATGCTTATCTTAGCGATTTGTGTCAGAATGTGTCAAATTAATATCTACTGGGGACTGGGGGAGATGAGGGAGCAGGGGTAGGGGAGACTTGGGGACAAGGAGACTTAAATCAGAACTTGCAACAAGTGTTTCCCCTTGTCCCCAATTCTCAAGAGTCCCCAAGTCCTCTTCCCAATGCCCAGTCTGAACAGCTACATAAATCTAGATAATGATCTTGGTTGCTCAACTTCATGTAATAACCGGAAGAAACTTGGGAATGGTTTTGTGTGGAAGTTAGACTAGATAAGAAAAGTGTAATTTCCAGTTATTACAATTTTTGGTAGAAGAATAGGCATAAAACCATAGCTCAACTTGTGCCAGCAGACAAAGGGTAATTATTATGACAAATTTGGGAAAAAAACCATTGATAAAAAGACAGTCGCCAAAGCGTGGTGCTTGGGTTGGTGCGATTGCAGCTAGTTTGATTATGTTACCAGGAATTTTTGGGAGTACTCCCGTCTTGGCACAAAAGGCAGAAAGCACCTCTTTAAATTATGGTGACTTGATCAAGAAAGCGAAGGCGGGAGAAATCCAAAAAGTAGAGCTTGACGAAACAGAACAGCTAGCAAAGGTTTATCTCAAAGGGCAAAAGGCTGATACACCACCGCAACAGGTGAGACTTCTGGCACAAAACACAGAGTTGATTAACATCCTTAAAGATAAGAATGTTGATTTTGGTGAAGTTTCTTCAGCTAATAGTCGAGCTGCTGTTGGACTGTTGATCAATCTCATGTGGATTTTGCCATTGGTAGCTCTAATGCTATTGTTCCTGCGTCGCTCTACTAATGCTTCTAGCCAAGCGATGAATTTCGGTAAATCCAAAGCTCGCTTCCAAATGGAAGCAAAAACTGGAGTAAAATTTGAAGATGTAGCCGGGGTTGAAGAAGCTAAAGAAGACCTCGAAGAAGTTGTAACTTTCCTGAAACAGCCAGAAAGATTTACCGCAGTAGGCGCACGTATTCCCAAAGGAGTGTTGTTAATTGGCCCTCCGGGTACTGGTAAAACTTTACTAGCAAAAGCGATCGCAGGTGAAGCAGGTGTACCATTCTTCAGTATTTCCGGTTCAGAATTCGTAGAAATGTTTGTTGGTGTGGGTGCATCTCGCGTGCGCGACCTCTTCAAGAAAGCCAAAGAGAATGCCCCTTGTCTAATATTTATCGATGAAATTGACGCAGTAGGTAGACAACGGGGTGCTGGTATCGGTGGCGGTAACGATGAGCGCGAACAAACCCTGAATCAACTGCTCACCGAAATGGATGGTTTTGAAGGTAACACAGGCATTATTATTATTGCTGCCACTAACCGCCCAGATGTTCTAGATGCAGCGCTGCTCAGACCAGGACGCTTTGACAGACAAGTGATGGTGGATGCACCGGATCTTAAAGGGCGACTAGAAATTTTGAAAGTCCACGCGCGGAATAAGAAAATTGATCCTAGCGTATCATTAGAAGCGATCGCTCGTCGCACTCCTGGTTTTACTGGCGCAGACTTAGCCAACTTACTCAACGAAGCTGCCATTCTTACTGCTAGGAGGCGCAAAGAAGCTGTTACCCTTTTAGAAATTGATGCTGCTGTCGATAGAGTCGTTGCAGGTATGGAAGGTACCGCCTTAGTAGACAGCAAAAGCAAGCGGTTGATTGCCTATCATGAAGTTGGACATGCTTTAGTTGGTACATTCCTCGAAGGGCATGACCCTGTACAAAAAGTTACACTCATTCCACGGGGACAAGCACTAGGATTAACTTGGTTTACTCCCAACGAAGAACAGGGTTTAATTTCGCGTTCCCAACTCAAAGCTAGGATTACTGCCACTTTGGGTGGTCGCGCCGCCGAGGAAATTGTTTTTGGGAAGCCAGAAGTGACCACAGGTGCAGGTAATGACCTACAACAAGTTACAGGAATGGCACGGCAGATGGTGACACGCTTCGGGATGTCAGAATTAGGCCCATTGTCACTAGAAAATCAGAGTGGAGAGGTATTTTTGGGGCGTGACTGGATGAATAAATCAGAATATTCTGAGGAAATCGCCGCCAAAATTGATTCACAGGTGCGCGAAATTGTTAACAAATCCTACATTAGAGCAATAGAACTATTGCAAGAAAACCGCATAGTTTTGGAGCGTTTAGTAGATTTGTTAATAGAACAGGAAACAATTGAAGGCGATTTATTCCGCAAAATTGTTGCTGACAATACCCAGGTAGCCGATGCACAAATAGCTATACCTCATTAGGGAATAGAAGACATTCCCTAGTATATTGTGGCGGAAGTTTGCCTATATTTAACAAGAGGATTTTACCCTAAGTCTTGTTAATTGAGATGGTAGCTGGATTTACGCTGTGCTGCACTAGTAAAAATCCAAATAATTCATATTCCCGACTTTTTAAAAAAGTCGGGAATTTTCTTGGAAAACAGTCACAAAGCTACCTCAGCCTTCCCAAAAACTAGCACATATAAGGGTAAATGGACATCATGAAACAGCTACTCCGAGCCTATTTACAGAATAAACTTATTGAGTTCCTGTACTAATAAATGTACCGTTGTTGATGGATTATCTTTAGCTGGAATGTGAGGAGCATATTGTTTAAGAAGATTTTCAGCATTTTTAATAGCAATACCTTGCTTCTCAAATAGCTCATCATAAATCGTTTCGCTATTTTTCTCATATGTCCGACCAAATAAAGAAGTTAACTTCCTCAGATAATCACTTCGAGGAATACCAGTATTGAGAAATTCAAAATGTAAAACATACCATAATTCAAATGCTTCATTAGAATAAGCTACTTTAAACCCTTGAGCCTCAGCATTTTTAATAGCGTTATTAAAATCTTCTATAGTCCAAGAATTACGATCAAAAACACACCAAACCTGATCATACTCTTCTTGCTTATTCAGTTCTTTGGCGCTTTGAACTAGTTTGCTGGGATTCTCTCCTAAACCCTGCACGTCTATTTCAGCGACATTCTTAGGGACACGAAAGCTTCTAAAGTAGTTAGGTTCAGTTTTTGCTCCTTCACATACGATTAAGAATCTCTGCTTGACTTCCCTAGTATTAACTTTTCTCAGTGAATATCCACGAGAGTTTGCTTTTGTTCTAGCCATGAGAGTCGATTAGATGATTCAAATTTCCGATATAGGGAATTGCGCCATATCTACCTTGAATATAATCACTCTCAAATGGCGCATCGTCAGATATTTTGTATTCTGCTAAAGAGTATAAATCTGTTGCACCATATCTATTCTTTTCAGTAAACCAAATCTGATCTCTACGAAAAAGCTTATTGTTAAGCAAATTGGTATCGTGCGTCATAAATATTAACTGAGCATTATTTGGATTCGTTTCATTAGAATTAAATAATTCCACAATTGCACGACTGATTAAAGGATGAATTCTCGCATCAAATTCATCAATAATTAAGACTCTACCGTTTTTTAGTGTATCAACAAGAGGCCCTGCCAAAGCAAAGACTTTTTGAGTACCTTCAGATTCTTGAACATATAAGTTAAAAATCTCTGTAGATACAGGATTTCCTTTTTTATCAAATTTTTGGTGCATGGTTTGAACTGTTGTTACTTTTCTTGCGCCATTTTTTAATATTATTGATTTGATTTCATCTGGTACTTCACTAGACCAATAATCAACAGTAACCTCAATTTCTTCTAATTTAATATCACCAAATCCTAAATCTAGTTTGTTGAGCAACTGAATAATTTCATTTTTATTTTCATTATTCATTAAACAATTAACTGTATATCCTCGATAGCCTCGATCATCTAAACCAGAGATAAGTTGAACTCTGTTTGTTAGCCAATCCAAGATTTTCTCTGCAATCTGGACATTAAATTGAGCAGATACAGACAAGAAAAGGGCATTATGTCTTGTTTTTTGCTGAATGCCATCAGCTTTATATGTTTTAGAAACACTAATTTTGTCCAGTTTGCGCTCAAAAAGTTTAGTTTCTTTTGATTTAGGGACATAGAATAACCATTCAGAAACAACTTTCTCAATAGTTGCCTCGAATCCATATCTATATCTCTTACCACTCATTAAAAATATAATTTCAAAAAAAGATGGTTTAGCTTCGGTTTCAGTGCTGAGTTTAAATCGCTCAACACCTATTTTTTCCGTACTTTGAGTTTCTTTAGAAGAATTAATCATGAACCATCTCATGAAACCTAAAGCTGTAGCCAAATTACTTTTACCACTAGCATTTGCACCGTATATTGCGGCGCTTTTAAGTAGTTTTAAATCATTATCTATTTCAAAAACGTTGTTTTCGTCGAGTTTTTTGTCTTTTGTGACAAGGTTTGCTGCCACCATACTAAAAGTGACTTGCTCTTTAAACGATCTGTAGTTACCGACACTAAATTCAATAAGCATAGGATGAAGTTTAGGCTTCAGACAGAAAATTGTGAATAAATAGTAATTTACTGCTTTAAGAGTAGCAATAATTTGTTGAAGATGCTAAATTAAAAGATTGTTTTTACCGTGTACAGATGTACTGTTATTAATGTATGCAGCATAATAAACGCCTGCACCGGACGATAGCGGTTTTGTTGCAAAAGCTAATGCTAAACACCTAGAACTCAAGCAAAGGTTTAAGTACAAAAAAATTACTTCAAAGTTCAGCAATTGCTAAAGCTTTTTGGTAGAGTATTCTAGAAAATCCATATCACGAGAATAGGCGATCGCTCATTACAATCGCCAGTTTATTGGTCAAAATTTAGAACGCAGTTGCTATGATCAAACGCCTGCTTGTGGTAGAGTCTCCCGGAAAAGTCAAAAAACTCAGTCAAATTCTGGGTTCGGATTGGAAAGTTCTAGCCAGTTGTGGTCATATCCGAGAACTCAGCAATGAAGGAGACGATTCCTTGGGCTTTGTCATGGACGGCAGTAATGTTCGGTGCAATTACATTCCGCGTGACCAACGAGCGAAGGAAACAATTCAGAAGCTCAAGTCTGCGGTAAAGCAGGTTGATGAAGTTGTCTTAGCAACAGACCCAGACCGGGAAGGTGAAACAATCGCTTGGCATCTCAAAGAAACGCTGGGTTTAAGGGAACCGAAACGAGTAATTTATACTGAGATTACACCATCGGCGGTGCAGAGTGCGATCGCTAATCCCAGAAAGCTAGACCAAAACTTAATCGGTGCTGGGCTGTGCCGAGATTGCCTAGATAAGCTTGTAGGTTATAAAGGTAGCCCTTTAGTTTGGGCATTGAATAACGGCGCTAAGAGTGTTGGCAGAGTCCAAAGCGCGACGTTGCACCTGATTTGTCAGCGAGAAAACGAAATTCTGACTTTTGTTCCCCAAGATTACTGGAGTGTCTGGGTAGATTATGCGGAAGGATTTCGGGCTTTTTACAAAGGGACGGTCGATTCTCCAAAAGATGCAGCAGACCAAGAAACTGAAACTCACGATGACGCGAAAGTAGGTAATAGTCCAGAAACACCGGAGTCTAAGCGTGTTCTTTCCGAAGCAGAGGCTACACGTTTAGTAGAAGAAGCACAGCAACATCCTCATCAGGTGATTCATTTTGAAGGAAAAATCGTTAACCGCCAGCCACCTCCACCATTTACAACTTCCAGCCTTCAGCAAGCAGCCGGTTCAAAGTTGAGGTTTGCTCCCGATAAAACTATGGTTGTTGCCCAAAAGCTCTATGAGGCAGGGCTTATCACATATATGCGAACAGACTCAGTTATGCTGAGTCCAGAATTTTGTGCCAGCGCCCGTAAATGGTTAGAGCAAAATGACCCGCCGAATGTACCGTCGCAAGTCGCCAAGCATCGCAGTAGCAAATCGGCTCAAGAAGCACATGAGGCGATTCGTCCAACAGATGTGTTTCGTCCCTCAGTTCAGTTGCGTTTAGAACTGCCTGATGATGAGTTTAATTTGTATGTGATGATTTGGAAACGCTCAATTGCCTCTCAGTGTCGGGCTGCTCAATTGCGTAAAACTTTGGTTATTACTCAGTCTGGTTCTCTACTATGGTCAGCTAGAGGGCAAGTGATTGAATTTTACGGTTATGCCCGGTACTGGAATAATCTTAGCAAGGATAGTGTTTTACCTTCATTACAACAGGGACAAGCGCTGAAACTGGAGAATGCTGGACATGAGAAGAAGCAGACGCAGCCACCACCCCGTTATAGTGAACCAAAATTAGTGCAACTGATGGAACGTAAAGGAATTGGTCGCCCAAGTACCTATGCTCCTACTGTTGCTACTTTAAAAAAACGAAATTATGTTGAGTTGAAAAAAGACCATCTGCAACCGACACCGTTAGGGTTAGAAGTTGATGCGTTTTTGCTCAAAGCACTGCCTGATTTACTAGAGGCGGAATTCACAGCAAAAATGGAAGATGCCCTTGATGCAATTTCCGAAGGAAAAAACTCTTGGCAGCATTATTTAACTAGTTGGAATCAGAATTATTTTGTACCAGCGCTTTCCAAAGCTAAAACTGTAGTTGCGAGTTCCCCAACAGGTAAAGCTAATGTGATAACTGAGCGCAAATATGAAACTTCCAGGACGCGATGCCCTGAATGCAAAAATTTTCTCGCCAAAATTCCGAGTAGTAAAGTTAAAAAGAAATATTTCCTCAAATGCACAAAAGGTTGTGAAAATGTCGTGTTGTTTTGGAGCGACTTTAACAAAACTTGGCAGCCACCACAAGCTAAAACAGTTCAAGCTGAAAATCAACAAAAGCCTCCCGTGAAAATGACGGCATATCCCTGCCCAGTATGTAAGAAACCTCTAGAGGAGTACAGTTATATCAAAGAGGGGCAGAGTAAGACAATGTTGCGATGTTCTAACGCACAATCCCGTAAGGATACCAAACATAAAGATGTAGCTTATTTCAGTACGCAAAAAGGATGGTGGAGTCCTAAGTTTGGCGAGTTAGGAGTTAAAAGTTAGGAGTTTTGAATTAATAACTCCTCACTCATCACTCCTAACTTCTAACTTTATTTACTTTAAGCGTAAGTTCTGCGGGGTTCATCTGCTCGTAGTGTTCAAAAGGTTGATGAATCCAGGGGTTATCAGCCAAATAATCAACATAATAATTGGGTGCTATAACAGAACAAGCTTTATACCAAAGAACGGCGGTGCGAATTTCCTCAATAGGAAAATCAGTATTTTGCTGGAGCCAAGGTATAGTCTGCTGGAGTGTGATGCCAGAGTCTACTAAATCATCCACTAGGAGAATGCGGGAACCTAACTTTTCGGCAGTCATCGTTAAGTGGCGGGAGAAAATTAAATTATTTCTTTCTTGCTTACCAGCACCACTGTAAGATGAGGTTGCTAAAATTGCCAACGGCTGCTGGTATATGCGGGAGAGAATATCTCCGATTCTTAGTCCTCCTCTGGCAAGACAGATAATCTGGTTAAATTCCC from Nostoc commune NIES-4072 includes:
- a CDS encoding ferrochelatase; protein product: MVATPEKVQHTHEHLSGKDRVAVLLMGYGEVESYEDFANYNEQALNLLTAKFAPVPTWIYPPLAKLLALFDRHEWGHTHHDFISPHNAIFEQQRAGIEKNLQEKWGDKVQVFKAFNFCAPFLPNQVLAEIKNQGFEKLLIYPLLVVDSIFTSGIAIEQVNNALVELTDGEEHWVKAQRYIPSFFNEPAYIDLMAHLVEEKIAELAAAYLPSQIGIVLMNHGCPHKAKGFTSGIAESEAMYDLVRDKLINRYPLISVGWLNHDTPLIDWTQPNAEQAANNLIQLGAKVVIFMPIGFATENHETLLDVHHIIHALEKQHPGTNYVQMACVNDHPEFLAMVAQWADAHIAELLSEQALAVNPQVAGDHHHHHHHHH
- a CDS encoding NADPH-dependent FMN reductase, which translates into the protein MVKIVGIGGSLRPNSYTQVALLLAVQRVEALGAEVEIIDLRQLQLPFCTGAKEYPEYPDVLRLQDTVSRADGLILATPEYHGSVSGVLKNALDLMSFEQLSDKVTGLISVLGGQSNSNALNDLRLIVRWVHGWVIPEQIAIGQAWGAFSPEGKLLDEKLSQRFDQFAQSLVDNTRKLRGVD
- the ftsH gene encoding ATP-dependent zinc metalloprotease FtsH; translated protein: MTNLGKKPLIKRQSPKRGAWVGAIAASLIMLPGIFGSTPVLAQKAESTSLNYGDLIKKAKAGEIQKVELDETEQLAKVYLKGQKADTPPQQVRLLAQNTELINILKDKNVDFGEVSSANSRAAVGLLINLMWILPLVALMLLFLRRSTNASSQAMNFGKSKARFQMEAKTGVKFEDVAGVEEAKEDLEEVVTFLKQPERFTAVGARIPKGVLLIGPPGTGKTLLAKAIAGEAGVPFFSISGSEFVEMFVGVGASRVRDLFKKAKENAPCLIFIDEIDAVGRQRGAGIGGGNDEREQTLNQLLTEMDGFEGNTGIIIIAATNRPDVLDAALLRPGRFDRQVMVDAPDLKGRLEILKVHARNKKIDPSVSLEAIARRTPGFTGADLANLLNEAAILTARRRKEAVTLLEIDAAVDRVVAGMEGTALVDSKSKRLIAYHEVGHALVGTFLEGHDPVQKVTLIPRGQALGLTWFTPNEEQGLISRSQLKARITATLGGRAAEEIVFGKPEVTTGAGNDLQQVTGMARQMVTRFGMSELGPLSLENQSGEVFLGRDWMNKSEYSEEIAAKIDSQVREIVNKSYIRAIELLQENRIVLERLVDLLIEQETIEGDLFRKIVADNTQVADAQIAIPH
- a CDS encoding RloB family protein, which translates into the protein MARTKANSRGYSLRKVNTREVKQRFLIVCEGAKTEPNYFRSFRVPKNVAEIDVQGLGENPSKLVQSAKELNKQEEYDQVWCVFDRNSWTIEDFNNAIKNAEAQGFKVAYSNEAFELWYVLHFEFLNTGIPRSDYLRKLTSLFGRTYEKNSETIYDELFEKQGIAIKNAENLLKQYAPHIPAKDNPSTTVHLLVQELNKFIL
- a CDS encoding AAA family ATPase — its product is MLIEFSVGNYRSFKEQVTFSMVAANLVTKDKKLDENNVFEIDNDLKLLKSAAIYGANASGKSNLATALGFMRWFMINSSKETQSTEKIGVERFKLSTETEAKPSFFEIIFLMSGKRYRYGFEATIEKVVSEWLFYVPKSKETKLFERKLDKISVSKTYKADGIQQKTRHNALFLSVSAQFNVQIAEKILDWLTNRVQLISGLDDRGYRGYTVNCLMNNENKNEIIQLLNKLDLGFGDIKLEEIEVTVDYWSSEVPDEIKSIILKNGARKVTTVQTMHQKFDKKGNPVSTEIFNLYVQESEGTQKVFALAGPLVDTLKNGRVLIIDEFDARIHPLISRAIVELFNSNETNPNNAQLIFMTHDTNLLNNKLFRRDQIWFTEKNRYGATDLYSLAEYKISDDAPFESDYIQGRYGAIPYIGNLNHLIDSHG
- the topA gene encoding type I DNA topoisomerase, giving the protein MIKRLLVVESPGKVKKLSQILGSDWKVLASCGHIRELSNEGDDSLGFVMDGSNVRCNYIPRDQRAKETIQKLKSAVKQVDEVVLATDPDREGETIAWHLKETLGLREPKRVIYTEITPSAVQSAIANPRKLDQNLIGAGLCRDCLDKLVGYKGSPLVWALNNGAKSVGRVQSATLHLICQRENEILTFVPQDYWSVWVDYAEGFRAFYKGTVDSPKDAADQETETHDDAKVGNSPETPESKRVLSEAEATRLVEEAQQHPHQVIHFEGKIVNRQPPPPFTTSSLQQAAGSKLRFAPDKTMVVAQKLYEAGLITYMRTDSVMLSPEFCASARKWLEQNDPPNVPSQVAKHRSSKSAQEAHEAIRPTDVFRPSVQLRLELPDDEFNLYVMIWKRSIASQCRAAQLRKTLVITQSGSLLWSARGQVIEFYGYARYWNNLSKDSVLPSLQQGQALKLENAGHEKKQTQPPPRYSEPKLVQLMERKGIGRPSTYAPTVATLKKRNYVELKKDHLQPTPLGLEVDAFLLKALPDLLEAEFTAKMEDALDAISEGKNSWQHYLTSWNQNYFVPALSKAKTVVASSPTGKANVITERKYETSRTRCPECKNFLAKIPSSKVKKKYFLKCTKGCENVVLFWSDFNKTWQPPQAKTVQAENQQKPPVKMTAYPCPVCKKPLEEYSYIKEGQSKTMLRCSNAQSRKDTKHKDVAYFSTQKGWWSPKFGELGVKS
- a CDS encoding phosphoribosyltransferase, yielding MPDLYVSWSDYHQKIEQLAIQIYESGWEFNQIICLARGGLRIGDILSRIYQQPLAILATSSYSGAGKQERNNLIFSRHLTMTAEKLGSRILLVDDLVDSGITLQQTIPWLQQNTDFPIEEIRTAVLWYKACSVIAPNYYVDYLADNPWIHQPFEHYEQMNPAELTLKVNKVRS